A single window of Gemmatimonadaceae bacterium DNA harbors:
- a CDS encoding tetratricopeptide repeat protein yields the protein MSRLLTLGRFELRTSEPMGAGSAIAMQPKRLALLAYLMLASARGAVRRDSLVALFWPDATADEARNALRQALHHLRQQLGDKALETRPDDQVVFSGGPLACDALDLERAVASGDDVQALALYQGPFLEGVFVRGVSQEFEEWVERTRLRLRSAAADAARRLAEEEAASGNMESAIAAARRRCEIEPEHEGAVRSLLTLLDDHGNCSEALQQAARFEELLRARYEVEPSAETTALVAAIRSGSRAPRPRTSVPAVAAPSSVMRPGPPISRELRWRNVAITVGLLAIISVALMQWRQRGALAASPTFAPTDRLFVTDFVDRTPASRLGALVASAMRVDLGQLAGVRVLTTAQVHAAVRLMDRPIEVTIDDTLARLIAVREGVKAFVTGEVHSVGSAIVLEARLVASPSGDELASAREEARDSADVLPAIARLSEALRGRMARSLPHTPAAAPLTRVTTSSLAALERYTEGTRLLDVGRRAEGVAQLEQAVAIDTGFATAWRILGSTYGVLGEPAKAAAALGRAFQNRERLPFRERHLLMGSYYRNATPHLDSAVAAYRALLALYPDDIAATNNLGLTLTSLGQHAAADSLYRRVIAADSTFVNVRLVLAEGLAAQGKFADARVVLDDAGRRFPDHPVVGLTRIYVAAAASEWKQAEALAQQRLATVTATVQRIDALQTLGQIELVRGKLDAAQRHLEESMRLARGAGSPRKHLWSVVVLGWLDLRYRERPDDARRRLERAIEAWPADVMRQGDVPTPDLLRLASALGETGRVRSRLPATEGGAANPGPEQRQVDGLVALGRGRAREAVTAFSAAAAARPDCPICLLPDLAMAQELAGDTTAAVASLDRYLRTPFIHRFELDAVHLPSVCTRLANLLEGRGDRAGATAVLRQLLATWAEADAGLAPRATAIRARVAQLEGPQRRSRPQDTPRVAR from the coding sequence ATGAGCCGACTCCTGACGCTTGGCCGCTTCGAGTTGCGCACGTCGGAACCCATGGGGGCAGGGAGCGCCATCGCGATGCAGCCCAAGCGGTTGGCGCTTCTGGCGTACCTGATGCTGGCGTCGGCGCGCGGCGCCGTTCGGAGGGACTCGCTGGTGGCGCTCTTCTGGCCTGACGCCACCGCGGACGAGGCGCGCAACGCGCTGCGACAGGCCCTCCACCACCTGCGGCAGCAGCTCGGCGACAAGGCGCTCGAGACTCGACCGGACGATCAGGTCGTATTCTCCGGAGGGCCGCTGGCCTGCGACGCACTGGACCTGGAGCGCGCGGTGGCGTCAGGCGATGACGTGCAGGCGCTGGCGCTTTACCAGGGGCCCTTTCTGGAGGGGGTCTTTGTTCGCGGGGTGTCGCAGGAGTTCGAGGAGTGGGTCGAGCGTACCCGGCTCCGCTTGCGATCGGCCGCCGCGGACGCGGCCCGGAGGCTCGCCGAGGAGGAGGCCGCCTCGGGCAACATGGAGTCGGCGATCGCGGCCGCCCGTCGCCGCTGCGAGATCGAACCCGAACACGAAGGTGCGGTCCGGTCGCTCCTCACGCTGCTCGACGACCACGGCAACTGCAGCGAGGCGCTGCAGCAAGCCGCGCGCTTCGAAGAACTCCTGCGAGCCCGCTACGAAGTCGAGCCTTCCGCCGAGACAACGGCGTTGGTCGCTGCGATACGCAGCGGATCACGGGCACCCAGGCCGAGGACCTCCGTGCCCGCGGTTGCCGCGCCGTCCTCGGTCATGCGACCGGGACCGCCGATCTCGCGCGAGCTCCGGTGGCGCAACGTCGCCATCACCGTGGGATTGCTGGCGATCATCAGTGTGGCGCTCATGCAGTGGCGCCAGCGCGGAGCGCTCGCGGCGTCGCCCACGTTCGCACCGACCGATCGTCTCTTCGTGACGGACTTTGTCGATCGCACGCCGGCGTCGAGGCTCGGCGCACTCGTTGCCAGCGCCATGCGCGTCGATCTCGGGCAGCTGGCAGGCGTGCGCGTGCTGACCACGGCGCAGGTGCACGCGGCCGTGCGACTGATGGATCGACCCATCGAGGTCACGATCGACGACACGCTTGCGCGGCTCATCGCCGTGCGCGAGGGGGTGAAGGCCTTCGTGACCGGCGAGGTGCACTCGGTGGGTTCGGCGATCGTCCTCGAGGCGCGCCTCGTCGCGTCGCCCAGTGGCGACGAGTTGGCGTCGGCACGTGAGGAAGCGCGCGACAGTGCCGACGTCCTGCCGGCCATCGCTCGATTGTCGGAGGCGTTGCGCGGTCGCATGGCGAGGTCGCTGCCGCACACCCCCGCTGCCGCGCCACTCACGCGCGTGACGACGTCGTCGCTGGCCGCCCTGGAGCGATACACGGAGGGCACGCGACTGCTCGACGTTGGCCGTCGCGCGGAAGGCGTCGCGCAGCTCGAGCAGGCGGTGGCGATCGACACCGGCTTTGCCACGGCGTGGCGCATACTCGGCTCCACCTACGGGGTGCTTGGCGAACCCGCGAAGGCGGCCGCAGCCCTCGGTCGGGCGTTCCAGAACCGGGAGCGACTCCCCTTTCGTGAGCGGCATCTGCTGATGGGGAGCTACTATCGCAATGCCACACCGCACCTCGACAGCGCGGTTGCTGCCTATCGCGCGCTGCTCGCGCTGTATCCGGACGACATTGCCGCGACGAACAACCTCGGGCTCACCTTGACGTCGCTGGGCCAGCATGCAGCTGCCGACAGTTTGTATCGGCGCGTGATTGCCGCGGATTCCACCTTCGTGAACGTCCGACTCGTGCTCGCGGAGGGGTTGGCGGCGCAGGGGAAGTTCGCCGATGCGCGCGTGGTGCTGGATGATGCAGGCCGCCGCTTCCCCGACCACCCCGTCGTGGGGCTCACCCGCATCTACGTGGCAGCGGCGGCGAGCGAGTGGAAGCAGGCGGAGGCCCTGGCTCAGCAGCGGCTCGCAACGGTGACAGCCACGGTGCAGCGCATCGACGCGCTGCAGACGCTTGGCCAGATCGAACTGGTGCGGGGCAAGCTTGACGCGGCGCAGCGTCACCTCGAGGAATCGATGCGACTCGCGCGGGGCGCGGGTTCGCCGCGAAAGCACCTGTGGAGCGTGGTCGTGCTGGGATGGCTCGATCTGCGCTACCGCGAGCGGCCAGATGACGCGCGCCGGCGCCTGGAACGCGCCATCGAGGCCTGGCCTGCGGACGTCATGCGGCAAGGCGACGTTCCCACGCCAGACCTCCTGCGCCTGGCGAGTGCGCTCGGCGAGACTGGTCGCGTGCGGTCGCGTCTTCCGGCCACCGAGGGCGGTGCGGCGAACCCGGGCCCCGAGCAGCGGCAGGTCGACGGGCTCGTAGCGTTAGGCAGGGGCAGGGCGCGTGAAGCGGTGACGGCGTTCAGCGCGGCCGCGGCCGCGCGCCCGGATTGCCCCATCTGCCTCCTCCCGGACCTGGCGATGGCGCAGGAACTGGCCGGCGATACCACGGCGGCCGTGGCCTCGCTCGACCGATACCTTCGCACGCCATTCATTCATCGGTTCGAGCTCGACGCCGTGCACTTGCCATCCGTGTGCACCCGGCTTGCGAACCTGTTGGAAGGCCGCGGTGATCGCGCCGGTGCGACCGCGGTGCTCCGGCAGTTGCTCGCCACCTGGGCGGAAGCGGATGCCGGGCTCGCGCCGCGCGCAACCGCGATCCGAGCGCGGGTTGCGCAGCTGGAA